The genomic interval ATACCCTCGTCCAGGAGAAATTTCATTGTCTCATAACGGCGTTTTATTTTTAGATGAATTACCAGAATTTAAAAGAGATGTGTTGGAAGTTATGCGTCAACCCCTAGAAGACAGAGAAGTCACTATTTCTCGTGCAAAATTCACTGTTACCTACCCTAGTAGTTTTATGCTGGTTGCGAGTATGAATCCGAGTCCGAGTGGTTTTTTTAATGACCCAAACAGCCCGATGACCTCTTCTCCACAAGAAATGCAACGTTATCTCAGCAAAATATCCGGACCTTTATTAGACAGAATAGATATCCATATAGAAGTAACACCTGTTCCTTTTGCAAAACTGTCTGAAGAACGGAAAGGAGAATCATCCGTAGAAATTAGAAAACGCGTTACCGCATCTAGAGAAATTCAATCTGAGCGTTTTACAGATTTTGAAAACGTACACTATAACGCGCAAATGAGCGTAAAACAGATTCGTGAATTTTGTAAATTATCCGAAGAAAGTTTGACGTTGCTTAAAACAGCTATGGAAAAACTAAACCTTTCCGCGAGAGCGTATGACCGAATTTTAAAAGTGTCTAGAACAATATCTGATTTAGCAGCTTCTAAAGATATTTCTCCAGATCATATTGCTGAGGCCATACAATATAGAAGTTTAGACAGAGATGGTTGGTTGGGATAAAATATTAACTTCTTTTCCTCCTTAAATAGATATTATATATCAACCCAAACATAATTAAAAAGACTCCTAATATTGTCCATAAATTATAGATTTCTCCAAACCAGAAAGCTCCTATAGCAATCATAAAAACGACTTCTAAATATTTTAAAGGAGCAATTACATTTGTTTCGTGAGATTGCAATGCTTTGGTCATATATATCTGGCCAACATAGCCAAAAACACCTAAACTTAATAACAGTAACCATTCTAATGAAGTAGGGTTTTTCCAGTTATTGATAGACATAATACCTCCAAAAACAAAAGCCATTACCATAAAATAATTGATAATTACTAATGGGTTTTCCGTGTCTCCTATTTTACGAATTACCACAAAAATAACACCTAAAGAAATTGCGGATAAAAGAACAAAAAGTATTCCTATAGAATTTACATCTACACCAAATCCTTTAATAATTAATACTCCTGCAAATGATAATAAAAATAAAAACCATTGAACTGGTTTTATTTTTTCTTTTAAGAAAATAAGTGCTAAAATAGCAGCAAAAATAGGAGAAGTATATCTTAATGAAACTGCCGTGCCAATTGCTAAATAATTTAAAGCCTGAAAAAAAGTTGTTAAGGAAATTACTCCTGCAAGCCCTCTAATAAACAACAGTTTTTTATTGTTACCCAGAATAGGAATCTTAGCTTTTAAAATTAATGGCACTGTAAAAAACAACGTACCAATAGATCTAAAAAACACAATTTGATAGGCACTAAAATCATTTAAATATTTTACAACTGTATTCATTAGTGAAAATGCAATGACACTAAAAATCATATAAAAAATTGCCTTTGAGCTTTTCATAAAAAAGTACTTGTACTGTTTAGATTATAAGGTCACAAAAATAAGATTAAAATAAGGAAAACCACCTTTGATTACTAAGAACCTTGCTTTAAAGTCTGAAAAGATTTTGATTACTTTTTCTATTAAAAACTCCAGTTCTTATAACTGCTAGAACTTTCTAATTCTTCTTCTATAGTATCATCTAATTCAGCAAAGAAATCGATACCAGTTAAGGCTTCTATTTCATCTACCGAAACTACAAATTTATACAAAGGCAATTTTGATTCTATATGAGGCATTAAAAAAGCCAACATTTTAATTTTACCATTTGTTTTGTCTAAAATTACTTTATAAAACTGATTCGGAACAGAAACAGATTCACTTCCAATCGTTTTTAAATTGTTTTCTAAAACACCACCTGTAATTACAAAAACACCATCATTTTTCTTTGCCCAATAACGTACTTTCTGTTCTAAACGATTCCAAACGCCTGCGTTAAATTTGTGTTCTTGCGGACTAATATTACTCGTTAAAAAGGTTTCATCGTGCGCTGCTTTGGTAAAACGTCTGTCTGCTGCCGGACATAAATGCCCTTTATCGTAACCAGACTTTTTATAATTCCGCCAATGTGCAGCTTTGGTTTTTACGGCATTGTCTATTTCAAAATAAGGTCTTTTGTAATTTGTACTGCTTAAATCGGATGCTTTTAACTCATACGCAACCCATTCTGCTTGTTCATGTTTCTCGCTATAGGACAATGAATAATTTTGATGATGCACCACTTGATTAGTGGTACTTGTTGGTAGAAAATATTGACTGCTAGTTGATTTTAGTGTTTTACCGTTTTCTATGATACTTTTTTCTTTTTTAGCATCTAAAAGCTCTTCAGAACCTAAAACAACTACTAGTATGATAATGGCTATGATGGATAGTATTTGTTTTTTCTTCAAGGTGATTATTTTAAGTTGTAAAGATATGAAAGAAAGAGAAAAAAGGATTACGACTTTATATGAGATTCCTCAATCACCTAAAAAGGCTCATTTTGGAATGACAGAAAAAAGAAAAACCCTCTCAAATTAATGAAAGGGTTTTGTTTATATGAAATTTCTCAATTACCTAAAAAGGCTAATTTCGAAATGACAGTTTTACTTTTTAGTTACTAATTACTAGTATCTATAGTGTTCTGGTTTATAAGGACCGTCTACAGTTACACCAATATAAGATGCTTGCTCTTCGCGTAATTCAGTTAATTCAACACCGATTTTTGCTAAGTGTAATTTTGCTACTTTTTCATCTAGATATTTTGGTAACATGTATACTTCGTTTCCGTAAGCATCAGCGTTTTTCCATAATTCAATTTGCGCTAAAGTTTGGTTTGTAAATGAGTTACTCATTACAAAACTTGGGTGACCTGTAGCACAACCTAAGTTTACTAAACGTCCTTCTGCTAATAAAATAATATCGTTTCCGTTGATGTTGTATTTATCAACCTGAGGTTTGATCGTATCTTTTGTATTACCATGGTTTTTGTTTAACCAAGCCATGTCAATTTCATTATCAAAGTGCCCAATGTTACATACAATAACCTTGTCTTTCATTGCTTCGAAATGACGACCTTGAATAATATCTTTATTTCCTGTAGTTGTAATAACGATATCAGAATTACCAACAACAGTTTCTAATTTCTTAACTTCAAAACCGTCCATTGCAGCTTGTAAAGCACAGATAGGATCGATTTCTGTAACAGTTACAATAGAACCTGCTCCTTTAAATGATGCTGCTGTACCTTTACCTACATCTCCATAACCACAAACAGTTACTCTTTTACCTGCTAACATAATATCTGTTGCTCTACGAATTGCATCTACTGCAGATTCTTTACAACCATATTTGTTATCAAATTTAGACTTTGTAACAGAATCGTTTACGTTAATTGCTGGCATTGGTAAAGTTCCCGCTTTTACTCTTTCGTACAGTCTGTGAACTCCCGTTGTAGTTTCTTCTGATAAACCGTTGATTCCTGCAGCTAATTCTGGGTAACGATCCAAAACCATGTTCGTTAAATCTCCACCATCATCTAAAATCATGTTTAATGGTTTTCTATCTTCACCAAAGAATAAAGTTTGCTCTATACACCAGTCAAATTCTTCTTCAGTTAAACCTTTCCAAGCATAAACTGCTGTACCTGCTTCTGCAATTGCTGCTGCTGCTTGGTCTTGTGTAGAAAAAATATTACAAGAACTCCAAGTTACTTCTGCACCTAAAGCTTGTAAAGTTTCTATTAAAACTGCTGTTTGAATTGTCATGTGTAAACAACCTGCAATTCTAGCTCCTTTTAAAGGTTGCTCGTTTTTGTATTCTTCTCTTAAAGACATTAAACCTGGCATTTCTGCCTCTGCCAATAAAATTTCTTTTCTTCCCCAAGCTGCTAGAGAAATATCTTTAACTTTGTTTGGTACGTAAGCTATTTTTGTGCTCATATTATGTATATTTATATTCTAATTTTACGAACTGCAAAGTTACAACATCCATTTTAAAAATTATGGCTCTTTACAAAACATTAACTATCAGCAACACAACTAAAGTTTTCATATGGAAAATTGAAGAAACTATTGCCGAGTTAAAACAAGGAATCTCTTTAACAGAAAGCAATGAAGCTAGATTAGCCTCTATGAAATCTGATATCCATCAGAAAGGTTTTCTAAGCATTAGACATCTCTTAAAAGAAGTTGGATTAACTGATGCCGATTTAATTTATGACGAACACGGCAAGCCCAACTTAACTAATGGACGTTTTATTTCTATTACACATTCTTTTGGATTTACGGGTATTATTTTTTCTTATGAGTCTGAAGTGGGAATAGATATAGAAAAACAGCGTGATAAAATTTTAAAAATAGCCCATAAATTTACACCTGTAGAAGAATATAAAACCATTGCAAACCATGATGCTTTAATTAGTAAACTAACCATTGTTTGGGGAGGAAAAGAGAGTTTGTATAAAATCTATGGAAAGAAAAAACTTAGATTTTTAGAAAATATTTATATTGACGATTTTAATTTTTCTGATGAAAAGACAACTGGTGAAATTAGATATGACGGAGAAGAAACTTCTTATACTATAGAATTTTTAGAATTTGAAGGTTTTACGTGCGTGTTTGCACACTAAAAAATTAAAATTTAAAATTGTACCATTACTAAAATTAAACTTTTTTTTAGATATCTTTTCAGAATCAATTTTTTATTAATCACTATAAAACATATAAATCCAGATAGACCTAGAAATTCTTAGATTAAAGGTACTTAATAATACAATCGTTGTAATTGCTAAAAGCGCAACAGTTATATAAGAGAAACCTAATATAAACTTAAATAAAACCATACCCGCTATCATTTCTGCCGATATAAGTGCATAAGTTACAAACATAGCTCCAAAAAAGAAACCTGGTTCTTTCTCGAATTTAAAATGACACTCGCTACAAGTTGTATACATTTTAGGAGACCTAAACATAAGTAGATTCCCTAATTCACTATACATTTTCCCTTTTTTACAATTAGGACATTTACATTTTAACATATCAATTACATTTGCCATACTCTCTAATTTAATAATAGAACAAAATTAAGTTGATAAAACTACATTTACCATATAGTATAATCGCCATTTTTTGTACTTTTAGGACATTATTATGAAAATACCTGTTTTAAAAATTGATCAATTTCAAGAATCCGAGTCGTTAAATGATCTGTATATAAATTCGTTCTCAAATCATATTGAGTTGAATAAGAAGTTAATTGACAAACCTCACAGTCATAATTTTTATTTATGTGTGCTTTTTACGGAAGGGTTTGGTAAACATGAAATTGATTTTAACTCTTATCAAGTAAACCCAGGCAAGGTTTTCTTTTTAAAACCGGGACAAACTCATTCTTGGCAGTTTGATACAAAACCAGAAGGTTTTATCTTTTTTCACTCTCAAGAATTTTACGAAATTAAGTTTTTAGATCATACCCTTCACTCGTTTCCTTTTTATTATTCGAATCAGAATCCGCCTTTCTTAGAATTGTCTCCATTAAAAATGGATGTATTAAAACTAAAGTTTGAAGAAGTCTATGCAGAATATCAACAACAAAACCTGTTAAGAGAGTTAAAAATAATAAACCTTATTAATAGTATTTACATAGATTTAACAAGGGCTTACACTGCAGATGTTAATTTAGAAAAACTCGTTTCTCCCAGTTATTCTATGATACTTGAAAATCTAGAAAACTTAATACATGAAAATTTTTATAAAGAGAAATTACCTAAATTTTATTCCGATCAATTAAACATCACCACCAAACACCTCAACAGGGTTGTAAAAAAAGCACTGAACAAAACTACAAGTCAATTAATTTCTGAAAGAATTATCTTAGAATCGAAAAGGTTAATTATTCATTCTGGAAATAATTTAGCTGCTATTGCAGAGACACTTCAATTTTCTGACTACGCTTATTTCTCAAGGTTCTTTAAATCTAAAACAGGCTTTACTCCTATGGATTTTAGAAAAAAATATACTTTCTAAATAAGCGATTAGTACTACTTGTAAAAACAGATCACTTTAATATTAATCTGCTTGTAATTTCTTATTTTCGCAGTTGTGAATATTTATAAGAACATTTTATCAGCAAAAAAAGAAGGCAAAAAATTATTAGCAGTTTTAATCGATCCAGAAAAGATTGATTTAAAAAACATCGCTTCTTTTTTTGAAAAAGTACATCAATCTATAACAACTCATATTTTTGTTGGTGGTAGTACAGATAAAGACAACGTAACGGATACAGTTGTTGCAGCAATTAAAAAAACAACGCATTTGCCTGTTATTCTTTTTCCGGGTGATGTTTCTCATATATCACAAAAAGCAGACGGAATTTTATTCTTAAGTTTACTTTCTGGCAGAAATCCGGAGTATTTAATTGAACAACAAATAAGAAGTGTGCCTTTTTTAATAAACTCCTCTTTAGAAATTTTGCCAACGGGTTATATTTTAGTTGATGGTCAAAAAGAAACCGCAACACAAAAAGTAAGCAATACAAAACCAATAGCACAAGAAAATATAGAACTGATTTTAAACACCGCTTTAGCTGGCGAATTATCTGGTAAAAAACTCATTTATTTAGAAGCAGGAAGTGGCGCCAAAATACCTGTGGAAGCAAATATTATCACTCTTGTGGGTGAGAATTTAAACATTCCTTTAATTGTTGGTGGCGGAATTCGTTCTAAAAAACAATTAGAAAATGCGTTTAATGCAGGTGCAGATTTAGTGGTTATTGGTACTGCTTTTGAAAATGATGAAGCGTTTTTTAATCAACTTAAAAAATAATACGCTATAATTTTTTCTCGCAGTTTGTCTTTTCGACGCAAGGATAAATCCCATAACAGTGATTCCACAACACTGAACCACAAACTTGTCATTTCGAAGTATTGAGAAATCTCATAACAATGATAACATAATAACAACCAAGCTTTATGTGATTTCTCCCAAAAGGTCGAAATGACAAAACTAGGTGTAGTAAAAACTGAACGTAAAAAGAAACCTCAACAATTGTCATTTCGAAGTATTGAGAAATCCCATAACAGTGATAACATAACAATTACCAAATTTCCTGAGATTTCCTCCCAAAAGGTCGAAATGAAAGTAGTTTTAAATGAATTCTACTTTTGCCTTTACTAATAAAAACTGAAAAGATTACATTTACAACATCAAATAAAACTAAATGTCAGAAATTATCGATTTCCTTTTCGGACAATACGAAACCTATTCTACTATTGATATCTCTTTAGAAATTATTGCCATAATTTTCGGATTTTTATCGGTTTGGTACTCTAAAAAAAATAAAATTTGGGTCTTTCCAACTGGAATGATTAGCACACTTATTTTTGTGTACCTACTTTATAAATGGGAACTTTTAGGTGATATGATGATAAACGCATACTACTTTATTATGAGTATTTATGGCTGGTATATTTGGACTTATAAAAGTGATGGAGAAAATGAAACACCTATTTCGACCACAACCTTTAAAGAAAAAAAACAAAGTATTCTCATCTTTATAGCAACACTTATTTTTGTGTATGGCGTTTACAGCTATTTTGACAAATGGACAAGCTGGACCGCTTATGTTGATACTTTTACAACGGCAATTTTCTTTGTTGGTATGTGGTTAATGGCAAAACGAAAAATAGAAAATTGGATTTATTGGATTGTTGGAGACATTATTTCTGCTCCTTTGTATTTTTATAAAGGGTTTACTTTTACGAGTTTTCAATATTTAATATTTACTTTTATAGCGATATCTGGTTATTTAGCATGGAAAAAGAACTTAAACAAGACCCAATTAACATCGTAAAAGTGGTGCTTTTTGGACCAGAATCTTCAGGAAAAACTACACTTTCTCGTCATTTAGCACGTTATTACCATACGGTTTGGGCACCAGAATTTGCACGTGAATATTTACAAGAAAAATGGAACAACGAGCGTAAAACGTGCGAAAAAGAAGATTTACTTCCTATTGCCATCGGACAAATGAAATTAGAAAATTCTTTAGCAAAAAAGGCTGATAAAATTTTAATTTGCGATACCGATTTACTAGAAACCAAAGTATACTCAGAAGAGTTTTATGGTGGTTTTGTTGATGAAAGACTAAACGAAGCGGCAAGCGAAAATCAATATGATTTATATCTGTTAACGTACATTGATACACCTTGGGAAGAAGATGATTTACGAGACAGACCAGAATTGCGTTTAGAAATGTTTAATGCATTCAAAAAATCTTTAATAGATAACAACAGACCCTATATTTTATTAAAAGGCGATAAAGAAACGCGCTTAAGAAATGCAACAGAAGTTATAGATAAAATAATTGCTAATAAAAACGACTTGCATTCTTTCTCTGATTCTTTACAAGATGTAGACATGCATTTTATGCATCAAAATACAGGTGATTTTGGCACTCCTTTTGAGTATTAAAAAAGTTTTTTGATTAAGAACTCTTTAAGACTTCTCATAATTTAATAAACCTCTCGACTGCGCTCGAGGTGATAAAAAAATGGACAAAGAAAACATAGTAAAAGAACTCAATTTTAAAGGTATTAGAAGCTCTGGAGCTGGTGGCCAGCATGTAAATAAAACGTCTTCTAAAATTGAATTAACTTTCGATTTAGAAAACTCACTGTCTCTTTCTGATAACGAAAAAGACCTCTTAAAAACCAAACTTTCTAGTAAGCTAACAAAAGACAACAACCTCATCTTATTTTGTGAAGAATCTCGCTCTCAGCACAGAAATAAAGATTTGGCTATCAAACGTTTTTTAGAATTATTACGTGTCAATTTAATTCGTCCGAAAAAAAGAAGACCTACAAAACCAAGTAAATCTTCTGTTCGAAAAAATGCTGAAAAGAAAAAGAGAACTTCTGTAAAAAAAGCATTGAGAAAAAAACCTGGGTTAGATTAATCAACAATTAATAATCTCGCTATTTCTAGCAATTCTTTCTTTTCATCTAAAGTTCTATCCAACGGAAGTTGGGCTAAACCAATTAACCTTCTCATAATTTCAATTCCTGTTATTTGCAAGAAAAGACGTTCATCAAACTTTAATGTATATGCTTTTTTTACGGTAGAAATTAATAGCTTATTTCCAGTTGCCATCACCATATGTGCTGCCATAACTCCCAAATCGAATTCTGGAAAACCTTTAAAACTAAATTCTGGATCAATTACAAATACATCATCTTCTTTGGTCATCCAACTACCAGGATAATAATCTCCATGTAGTAAAGTTGTTCCTTCGGATAAATAACGCTCTCCAACTAAAGTGATTTGCTCTTTTAATTTTTCATCATTTTTATAAGTTTGAGAAACTTTTTCTAATCCATCTTGAATCGTATCTAAAGAAAAACCATTATCTGTAACAAAAGGTAAAACAAATATATGTTGATGATTTAACGCACGTAATTCTTTGTTTTCTGGATACGTATTAGAAATATCACTTTTATGAATATTAGAAAGAATATCTACCAAAAGTTGAATTGATTCCGTTTCAATAACACGGTTTTTATAAAGAAAGCTCATGTCTTCGCAATTCCCTAAATCTTCTAAAATCAATACATAATTTTTTGCATCATAAGCAATAATTTTAGGAATATGAGAAGTAACAGCAGGACTTTCAATCGCTTTATAAAACTGATATTCTACATCAATTCTATCTTCTGGCGCAGGAATATCTTGATATTTCTGTACAAAAGGACGCGATTGCTTTACAATAAAAGAACGCTGATTGGTTTTTACACGCAACACCACATTCATATTTCCTTCTCCTGGTTTTTCTACGGATAAAATTTCTTCAGACTCCTTTAAAAAATTGATTTCTAATAGAAATTCTTTGATGACTTTTAAATCTGTATGTATATCAATATATTTCATATTAGAACTTGTTAAGGTGTTTCCAAAATGCTTTTTCCATTGCTTTTTTATCTAAATCTGTGTACACACCAATAGTTCGTTTTGTGTTTTCTTTTGGCGTTTGTAAAGGCGTTATCGTTGCGTATTCTGGGTTTATTAAAGCCTCAATAAGAGCAACGTCCCACATTACCCATTTTTTCTTTTTAGGATCTTTTTTAGTCCACCAACGGTTATACGTATCCCAACGATTTACTAAAATATCTTTAATGCCGCCTTTTCCTTTTAACTGCTTATCTATCGTTTTTTTCTTAAACACTAAATGCTGAGAAGTAGTTGCCGTCATTACATTAAACTCTAAATCTACCGTATTTAAAAGTACATCCACTGCAAAAGGATCATTACGAGAATTGAACTCTTTTTTGTTATACGTATTCGTTTTTACCGTGTGCCAAAAACCAAGATAATTTACTCGGATTTTAGAAATGATAGAAGGATCCTCTAAAATTGCCGAAGCAACGTTGGTACAAGAACCCAAAATAACCAAATCTAATTTTTCGTTATCTTTCATTTCGTGAGCTTTCTCAATAATAAATTTAGAAGCTTCCGAAGGAGAAGGTGTTGTCATAGACGCTAACGGAACATTACTACCTAAAGGCAATTTAATCTCTGGGCGGTTCATCACTTTAATGATTTGCTCATTAATAGCCTGACTTTCACCAACCGTATTATCAGTTGCTTGTGGCGATGTATGAAACTGTGCAGAAGTAATACCTAAAAGATGAAGTGCAGGTTCATCTATAGCACGTACCAACGCAAAAAGATCATCCACTTCATTTGCGGTGTCTGCATCTATAATTAAATGTATCGGTTTTTGTTGTGCTTCTGCAAAGGCAGAAACCAGCAAGAATAATATAAATGTGTATATCGTTTTCATGTAATTTGTCATTATATAATGATGTTTTATATTTCGATTGTAAACCCACATTTTTAAAGTATAAATTATGGGTTTACCTTTCTTTATTTCTAATTTAAAGATTAAAAAATTAATCTTTTTCCCACCAACCTTTACTATTAATATTGTCTCCACCAATCCTTTCTGCAGCTTCTTTATAATTAGCGTTATTAGAAGCTTGTTCAGACTCTGGATACAGATAACGAACTGGGTAACGATCTTGATTAAAATTATCTGGACCAGCTACTAGATTAGGAATTCCTGTTCTGCGAACATTAAACCAAGCTTCATGACCTACAGAAATTAAACTCAACCATTTTTGAGTCATAATTTTTGTGATATCATCTTCACTTCCGTCTAAAGCAATAGCAGTTCTTGTAAAATAATCTGCAGGAATTTCTGTGTTATAATAAGCAAAACTAGCGGCAATTCCGTTTTGGTAATACATATTTGCATCACCAGAAATAAAACCTTTTACAACAGCTTCTGCCAAAGCAAATTGAGTTTCGGAATATTGCATGTATTGTGCATCTACGCCGTTAGGAGTATCTCTAAAAATACTTCCGAATAAAGAAATATTATTTAAGTCTACACCACTAGCGGCAATACTATTATTCGATTGTCCGTTTAATAAACCATGAAATTCTGCGGTTGTATTAGCAGTTGCATTTGTTGCTTTATATAAAACTGCCATTCTAGGATCGTTCCAAGATTTTAAAATTTCTTCTACAGTAATCGTCATAGTATGTTCATTATTAATACCAGAAGCAGCATTAAATAAAGGAAACTGATTTGGTGATGTACTTAAATAAGGAAGAACCGCATTATCGTTGTTAGATTGCATGATGTTACCGGAATCTGCCAAAGCTTGTAAGTCTGAAAAATCACTTAAACGC from Polaribacter sejongensis carries:
- a CDS encoding DMT family transporter: MKSSKAIFYMIFSVIAFSLMNTVVKYLNDFSAYQIVFFRSIGTLFFTVPLILKAKIPILGNNKKLLFIRGLAGVISLTTFFQALNYLAIGTAVSLRYTSPIFAAILALIFLKEKIKPVQWFLFLLSFAGVLIIKGFGVDVNSIGILFVLLSAISLGVIFVVIRKIGDTENPLVIINYFMVMAFVFGGIMSINNWKNPTSLEWLLLLSLGVFGYVGQIYMTKALQSHETNVIAPLKYLEVVFMIAIGAFWFGEIYNLWTILGVFLIMFGLIYNIYLRRKRS
- a CDS encoding DNA/RNA non-specific endonuclease produces the protein MKKKQILSIIAIIILVVVLGSEELLDAKKEKSIIENGKTLKSTSSQYFLPTSTTNQVVHHQNYSLSYSEKHEQAEWVAYELKASDLSSTNYKRPYFEIDNAVKTKAAHWRNYKKSGYDKGHLCPAADRRFTKAAHDETFLTSNISPQEHKFNAGVWNRLEQKVRYWAKKNDGVFVITGGVLENNLKTIGSESVSVPNQFYKVILDKTNGKIKMLAFLMPHIESKLPLYKFVVSVDEIEALTGIDFFAELDDTIEEELESSSSYKNWSF
- the ahcY gene encoding adenosylhomocysteinase; the encoded protein is MSTKIAYVPNKVKDISLAAWGRKEILLAEAEMPGLMSLREEYKNEQPLKGARIAGCLHMTIQTAVLIETLQALGAEVTWSSCNIFSTQDQAAAAIAEAGTAVYAWKGLTEEEFDWCIEQTLFFGEDRKPLNMILDDGGDLTNMVLDRYPELAAGINGLSEETTTGVHRLYERVKAGTLPMPAINVNDSVTKSKFDNKYGCKESAVDAIRRATDIMLAGKRVTVCGYGDVGKGTAASFKGAGSIVTVTEIDPICALQAAMDGFEVKKLETVVGNSDIVITTTGNKDIIQGRHFEAMKDKVIVCNIGHFDNEIDMAWLNKNHGNTKDTIKPQVDKYNINGNDIILLAEGRLVNLGCATGHPSFVMSNSFTNQTLAQIELWKNADAYGNEVYMLPKYLDEKVAKLHLAKIGVELTELREEQASYIGVTVDGPYKPEHYRY
- a CDS encoding 4'-phosphopantetheinyl transferase family protein; the protein is MALYKTLTISNTTKVFIWKIEETIAELKQGISLTESNEARLASMKSDIHQKGFLSIRHLLKEVGLTDADLIYDEHGKPNLTNGRFISITHSFGFTGIIFSYESEVGIDIEKQRDKILKIAHKFTPVEEYKTIANHDALISKLTIVWGGKESLYKIYGKKKLRFLENIYIDDFNFSDEKTTGEIRYDGEETSYTIEFLEFEGFTCVFAH
- a CDS encoding DUF983 domain-containing protein, which produces MANVIDMLKCKCPNCKKGKMYSELGNLLMFRSPKMYTTCSECHFKFEKEPGFFFGAMFVTYALISAEMIAGMVLFKFILGFSYITVALLAITTIVLLSTFNLRISRSIWIYMFYSD
- a CDS encoding helix-turn-helix domain-containing protein; the protein is MKIPVLKIDQFQESESLNDLYINSFSNHIELNKKLIDKPHSHNFYLCVLFTEGFGKHEIDFNSYQVNPGKVFFLKPGQTHSWQFDTKPEGFIFFHSQEFYEIKFLDHTLHSFPFYYSNQNPPFLELSPLKMDVLKLKFEEVYAEYQQQNLLRELKIINLINSIYIDLTRAYTADVNLEKLVSPSYSMILENLENLIHENFYKEKLPKFYSDQLNITTKHLNRVVKKALNKTTSQLISERIILESKRLIIHSGNNLAAIAETLQFSDYAYFSRFFKSKTGFTPMDFRKKYTF
- a CDS encoding geranylgeranylglyceryl/heptaprenylglyceryl phosphate synthase, which gives rise to MNIYKNILSAKKEGKKLLAVLIDPEKIDLKNIASFFEKVHQSITTHIFVGGSTDKDNVTDTVVAAIKKTTHLPVILFPGDVSHISQKADGILFLSLLSGRNPEYLIEQQIRSVPFLINSSLEILPTGYILVDGQKETATQKVSNTKPIAQENIELILNTALAGELSGKKLIYLEAGSGAKIPVEANIITLVGENLNIPLIVGGGIRSKKQLENAFNAGADLVVIGTAFENDEAFFNQLKK
- the pnuC gene encoding nicotinamide riboside transporter PnuC; amino-acid sequence: MSEIIDFLFGQYETYSTIDISLEIIAIIFGFLSVWYSKKNKIWVFPTGMISTLIFVYLLYKWELLGDMMINAYYFIMSIYGWYIWTYKSDGENETPISTTTFKEKKQSILIFIATLIFVYGVYSYFDKWTSWTAYVDTFTTAIFFVGMWLMAKRKIENWIYWIVGDIISAPLYFYKGFTFTSFQYLIFTFIAISGYLAWKKNLNKTQLTS
- a CDS encoding AAA family ATPase; translation: MEKELKQDPINIVKVVLFGPESSGKTTLSRHLARYYHTVWAPEFAREYLQEKWNNERKTCEKEDLLPIAIGQMKLENSLAKKADKILICDTDLLETKVYSEEFYGGFVDERLNEAASENQYDLYLLTYIDTPWEEDDLRDRPELRLEMFNAFKKSLIDNNRPYILLKGDKETRLRNATEVIDKIIANKNDLHSFSDSLQDVDMHFMHQNTGDFGTPFEY
- the arfB gene encoding alternative ribosome rescue aminoacyl-tRNA hydrolase ArfB — encoded protein: MDKENIVKELNFKGIRSSGAGGQHVNKTSSKIELTFDLENSLSLSDNEKDLLKTKLSSKLTKDNNLILFCEESRSQHRNKDLAIKRFLELLRVNLIRPKKRRPTKPSKSSVRKNAEKKKRTSVKKALRKKPGLD
- a CDS encoding phosphotransferase, which encodes MKYIDIHTDLKVIKEFLLEINFLKESEEILSVEKPGEGNMNVVLRVKTNQRSFIVKQSRPFVQKYQDIPAPEDRIDVEYQFYKAIESPAVTSHIPKIIAYDAKNYVLILEDLGNCEDMSFLYKNRVIETESIQLLVDILSNIHKSDISNTYPENKELRALNHQHIFVLPFVTDNGFSLDTIQDGLEKVSQTYKNDEKLKEQITLVGERYLSEGTTLLHGDYYPGSWMTKEDDVFVIDPEFSFKGFPEFDLGVMAAHMVMATGNKLLISTVKKAYTLKFDERLFLQITGIEIMRRLIGLAQLPLDRTLDEKKELLEIARLLIVD
- a CDS encoding nucleoside hydrolase, giving the protein MKTIYTFILFLLVSAFAEAQQKPIHLIIDADTANEVDDLFALVRAIDEPALHLLGITSAQFHTSPQATDNTVGESQAINEQIIKVMNRPEIKLPLGSNVPLASMTTPSPSEASKFIIEKAHEMKDNEKLDLVILGSCTNVASAILEDPSIISKIRVNYLGFWHTVKTNTYNKKEFNSRNDPFAVDVLLNTVDLEFNVMTATTSQHLVFKKKTIDKQLKGKGGIKDILVNRWDTYNRWWTKKDPKKKKWVMWDVALIEALINPEYATITPLQTPKENTKRTIGVYTDLDKKAMEKAFWKHLNKF